The genomic DNA AGCTTGGTGAGATTTCTTCTGAAATATAACTTTAATTGAGTCCCCATTTTCACTGATTTCTGTAAGTACTTCCGTCATTTTTGTAGCAACCTTCCTTCTTTCTTTAACAAGCATCTTATCTTTTTCCGTCCACTGTGTGCTAGAAGAGTCAACTTGATCGTTTTGGTCTTCTTTATCCTCATAACTTTGAATATTCACTAGATCGTCAATAATACTATAATGACCTTCATTATCATACTTATCTTCATCATCCTCCGTATTATCCTCTGCATACGAAGCTATACTAGCCATAGTTGGTATACTAGTGCTCTTGATTTCATCAGATGTGTTAAGTATCTTATTTTCATCATCCTCCATAATATCTTCTTCATCAGAAGTCATGCTAACTATTACTGGTATACTGGTACTCTCAATTTCATCAGATGTGTTAAATATTCCATTTTCATCGTCTTCTATTTCTATGGGATCTGATATAGACAGGCCGGAGTTACTAGTATAGCTTCTTGATGATCTTAATCGTACTTTTTTAGTGAACGATAAATCTTCTATTTCAGGAAATTTGGTGGCAGCTTGCTGTAATATCTTTTTCTTCTTAGGTTTTTCTTTTACACTTTTTTGATGCATTTTACTCTTTTTCTCTATCCGATCTGTAGCGTTTGGCTGGCCTGCACTTTTTTTCGTGGATTCATTGGTTTCTTTAGGCTGTTTTGGCATATTTAATGAAATTTTAAGGGTAGGTTAAGCTTGATATTTATATATAATATACAAATAATTGTGCTATTTTACAGTAGATTATTACAATAATAGGTTGCATGTATGGCATTCCTTAATTTGATAAAAACAATCCAATGAATATTTTGCCTAAAAAGAACTAGGCTCAATTGAGTAGGTAGTAGGTACACCAAACTTATTATATCAAGATGGTATAAAAGGACTGAATAAATAACCCCGCCGCAAGCAGCGGGGTATTCAAAACAACCTTAGCTGCCTACTCTCGTATAACATCTCATACGTATTACCTTGATTTTGCACATAACGCGCTATCATCTTCTCATCTCCATGCTTACCTACAGTAGTTGCAAAATATCCATCACTCCAAAACTCCCCACCCCATAATTGCTTCTTTACTTGCCGACACAGCTTGAATATTTCCCTTGCCGTAAGACTTTTGATTAGCGTTACGAGTTTGGTTATGCTATATGTTGGAACGCTCTGTACCAGCATATGTACATGGTCTTTATCGGTTCCTATTTCTAAAAACTTAATTTGATAACGCTCTTCAATCTTAATACAAATTTCTTTCAAGGCTTCATCTACTTCCTTATCAAAAACTACACGCCTATATTTTGCTGGTAAGACCAAATGATACAACAACACTGTTACATTATGACTCTTATGGATATATTTACTCACATATGCAATTTACGCCGCAAGCGGCGGGGAATTCAACCCTAAGAGGCTGTCTAAAAAGCCAAAATGGAGTCATAAAAGCCGCTTAAGCATGATTCTAATCATAACAATTTTAATATGTGTTTCAGAAGACTTGGGATTATGCTCGTAATCTTTAGAGAGCCTCCTAGAAAAACTCAGCCAAGCAAATGTACGCTCGACTATCCATCGCTTTTTTAGAATATGAAACCCATTTGAGAGCCGTTGTACAACTTCTAAAGTATAACCTAGCACCCCATAAGCCCACATTATACATCCTTTCTGGTATCCTCCATCTACCCATATGTGTTTAATAGAAGGGAATGTATTAAAAAGGCGAATAAGCAAAAGATGACATCCTCTTGAGTCTGATAAGTGAGCTGAATGTACTACCACACAAAGTATAAGCCCCAGCGTATCAACAATAATATGCTGCTTACGGCCTTTTACTTTTTTTGCTGCATCATAGCCTCTCGACCCCCTTTTTGTGCTGTTT from Candidatus Amoebophilus asiaticus 5a2 includes the following:
- the tnpA gene encoding IS200/IS605-like element ISCaa10 family transposase; its protein translation is MSKYIHKSHNVTVLLYHLVLPAKYRRVVFDKEVDEALKEICIKIEERYQIKFLEIGTDKDHVHMLVQSVPTYSITKLVTLIKSLTAREIFKLCRQVKKQLWGGEFWSDGYFATTVGKHGDEKMIARYVQNQGNTYEMLYESRQLRLF